The following proteins come from a genomic window of Crassostrea angulata isolate pt1a10 chromosome 1, ASM2561291v2, whole genome shotgun sequence:
- the LOC128175916 gene encoding double-stranded RNA-binding protein Staufen homolog isoform X2 has translation MMKKQTRGITAFQANAGMGVHVNSSQTTNSQTQNQGAKGVMVGIIQKSPVTTTLTNYPTMHQIPAANHAAVVTPAAVPLANQNGSIGLPVGQMPQNGMVQQTTAAPINNPTTAPKQHTAGTTATATSPDTATDEQSSTNNLANTKEKTPMCLINELARYNKISHQYTLVDEQGPAHKKIFYVQLKLGDTEEYAASGPSIKKAQHAAAAEALEKSAFNHPPAKPPKPNQNSWMTDYRDQPITPTVELNALAMKRGEQTLYKPMEAQRTLPYYQCPPNYNYRGLYNQRYHYPRMMRVFYVSLKVGQREFIGEGPTRQDARHDAAKKALHILRKLPVPNDGEKKIESLTETEGTSNDKDVAKSEISLVHEVALKRNMSVTFDVIRESGPPHMKTFVTRCKVGDMETESEGNSKKVSKKKAAELMLEKLKELPALPPSVIRPRTKISKKKNKNIIKQQMQKADPNYGVGINPISRLIQIQQAQQKKEPVYTLLNERGLPRRREFVIQVQVDDQTCTGVGPNKKLAKRHAAEAMLTLLGYNKPSPQPAKPAIKSASNQEETGMKKVHFQESTEDSESSSNSKSSGGRQLVPGLLRLPDAKYNGTVYRLPQGGTQPLDGHIGYNGISNTATRPEAHLRELTSRNNVDIKFDEFQSGQGTTSEYLSRVTLLSNPPRVFHGSGMSAESARDSAALEAMKFLEELGKGDSPQVPQVKMEVKMEGDLAMTPSLGGAHSVRAATM, from the exons ATGATGAAGAAG caAACCAGAGGAATTACCGCTTTTCAAGCAAATGCAGGGATGGGTGTGCATGTCAATTCTAGTCAAACTACAAACTCGCAAACACAAAATCAAG GTGCAAAAGGAGTTATGGTGGGCATTATACAGAAAAGTCCAGTAACAACAACGTTAACAAACTATCCCACAATGCATCAGATACCAGCAGCCAACCATGCAGCTGTGGTGACTCCTGCTGCAGTCCCATTAGCCAATCAGAATGGATCAATAGGACTGCCAGTGGGACAAATGCCACAGAACG GTATGGTGCAACAAACAACTGCTGCTCCCATAAACAACCCAACAACAGCTCCAAAGCAACACACAGCCGGCACAACTGCAACTGCTACAAGCCCCGACACAGCAACTGATGAACAAAGCTCTACAAACAACTTGGCAAACACAAAAGAGAAAACCCCAATGTGTCTTATTAATGAATTGGCCCGATATAATAAG ATCTCTCACCAGTACACTTTGGTGGATGAACAAGGTCCTGCCCACAAGAAGATTTTCTACGTCCAGCTGAAACTTGGGGACACTGAGGAGTATGCAGCATCGGGGCCCAGCATAAAGAAGGCCCAGCATGCTGCAGCAGCAGAGGCCCTAGAGAAGTCAGCATTTAACCACCCTCCAGCTAAACCCCCCAAACCCAACCAGAATA GCTGGATGACAGACTACAGGGACCAGCCCATCACCCCTACTGTGGAATTGAACGCCCTTGCCATGAAGCGGGGAGAACAAACACTCTACAAACCCATGGAGGCCCAGCGAACTCTGCCGTATTATCAGTGTCCCCCAAACTACAACTACAGAGGCTTATATAATCAGAG ATATCACTACCCACGTATGATGAGAGTCTTCTATGTGTCCCTGAAAGTAGGTCAGAGGGAATTCATAGGGGAGGGGCCAACTCGCCAAGATGCCAGACATGATGCCGCCAAAAAAGCTCTCCACATCCTTCGCAAACTTCCTGTACCGAACGACGGAGAAAAGAAAATTGAGAGTCTGACAGAAACAGAGGGAACATCAA ATGACAAGGATGTGGCCAAGTCGGAGATCAGTCTGGTACACGAGGTGGCCCTCAAGAGGAACATGAGCGTTACCTTTGAT GTTATTCGTGAGTCTGGTCCCCCTCACATGAAGACGTTTGTGACGAGGTGTAAGGTCGGAGACATGGAGACAGAGTCAGAGGGGAACAGCAAGAAAGTGTCCAAGAAAAAGGCAGCCGAGTTGATGCTTGAGAAGCTGAAGGAGTTACCTGCCCTTCCCCCTTCTGTCATCCGCCCCCGTACCAAGATCAgcaagaaaaagaacaaaaacatcATCAAG CAACAAATGCAGAAGGCAGACCCCAATTATGGGGTGGGAATCAACCCGATCAGTCGTCTTATCCAGATTCAACAGGCCCAGCAGAAAAAGGAACCAGTTTACACTCTGTTGAATGAAAGAGGTCTTCCAAGACGCAGAGAATTTGTCATCCAG GTACAAGTTGATGATCAAACCTGCACAGGTGTTGGCCCCAACAAGAAGCTGGCCAAGCGGCATGCTGCAGAAGCCATGCTGACCCTGCTTGGCTACAACAAACCCTCTCCCCAGCCTGCCAAACCTGCCATCAAGTCGGCCAGCAATCAGGAG GAAACAGGGATGAAGAAAGTCCACTTTCAAGAATCAACAGAGGACAGTG AGAGTTCCAGTAACAGCAAAAGCAGTGGAGGAAGACAGCTGGTTCCCGGCCTATTGAGGCTGCCCGACGCCAAGTACAATGGGACAGTCTACAGACTGCCCCAGG GTGGGACACAGCCACTGGATGGCCACATTGGTTACAATGGGATAAGTAACACAGCCACAAGGCCCGAGGCTCATCTCCGAGAGCTGACCAGTAGAAACAATGTGGACATCAAGTTTGATGAGTTCCAGTCTGGACAG GGCACTACCAGTGAGTACTTGAGTCGAGTGACCCTCTTGTCCAACCCTCCTCGAGTTTTCCATGGGAGCGGAATGTCTGCGGAATCAGCCAGAGACTCCGCTGCCCTGGAAGCAATGAAATTCCTGGAGGAACTGGGCAAAGGAGACAG
- the LOC128175924 gene encoding F-box only protein 16-like has translation MSMIAKNRIKSSWTPLSNEDTNNKIFEERFSLLGKWYDKWTDEQRRRVLEDLLNKSKIKQLKYVQDIVNEKVPCIREDFTRELPKILSIYIFSFLDPRSLSRCARVSWYWKTLSETDSLWMPKCLRFGWFLPFTPSPYEVGVWKRNYIENIKYIHVLRPRDPTLMLENLQLETERKRVKSARASKDKDKKIPWRGSDPKPKDTWRNNVLDNDDVVDSVKKRRDRGYYGYEADEIAKNARSKIKTGTNVMNQTRKSQSLSQLYSEDSTIGQRPQWATMTSPYVSFEAKVLDKNKRNISPTRNNTNSTHTFSPIKSGSRPVTARSERDPPTARLFPEKPWTVPDEMDSEEEI, from the exons ATGTCGATGATTGCAAAAAATCGAATAAAAAGTTCATGGACTCCGCTGAGTAACGAGGACACAAATAACAAG atttttGAAGAGAGATTTTCATTGTTGGGAAAATGG TATGACAAATGGACAGATGAACAAAGAAGGAGAGTTTTAGAGGACCTACTAAAcaaatctaaaataaaacaactgaAATATGTACAAGATATCGTAAATGAAAAAGTACCATGTATTCGTGAAGACTTTACCAGAGAACTTCCTAAAATTTTGTCCATTTATATCTTCTCTTTTTTGGATCCAAGAAGTTTAAGTCGTTGTGCAAGG GTGAGCTGGTACTGGAAAACTCTTTCTGAAACGGATTCTCTATGGATGCCTAAATGTCTTCGATTTGGCTGGTTTCTGCCATTTACCCCTAGTCCTTATGAAGTTGGTGTTTGGAAGAGAAAttacattgaaaatataaaatacatccATGTGCTAAGACCACGG gatCCAACACTGATGCTTGAGAATCTGCAGCTGGAGACGGAGAGAAAGCGAGTGAAGTCAGCCAGAGCCAGTAAAGACAAAGACAAAAAGATTCCATGGAGAGGTTCAGACCCTAAACCAAAGGACACATGGCGTAACAATGTCCTAGATAATGACGATGTTGTGGACAGTGTCAAAAAGAG ACGAGACAGAGGTTACTATGGTTATGAAGCAGATGAGATTGCAAAGAATGCCAGGAGCAAAATTAAAACAGGAACCAATGTTATGAACCAAACTAGGAAATCCCAGTCATTATCT CAATTGTATAGCGAGGATTCAACAATTGGACAGCGACCTCAGTGGGCGACCATGACCTCACCCTACGTGTCATTTGAGGCCAAGGTCTTAGACAAGAATAAGCGCAACATAAGTCCAACTCGCAATAACACAAACTCTACACACACATTTTCACCGATTAAATCTGGCTCAAGACCTGTCACAGCAAGATCAGAACGAGATCCTCCCA
- the LOC128175916 gene encoding double-stranded RNA-binding protein Staufen homolog isoform X1 — MMKKQTRGITAFQANAGMGVHVNSSQTTNSQTQNQGAKGVMVGIIQKSPVTTTLTNYPTMHQIPAANHAAVVTPAAVPLANQNGSIGLPVGQMPQNGMVQQTTAAPINNPTTAPKQHTAGTTATATSPDTATDEQSSTNNLANTKEKTPMCLINELARYNKISHQYTLVDEQGPAHKKIFYVQLKLGDTEEYAASGPSIKKAQHAAAAEALEKSAFNHPPAKPPKPNQNSWMTDYRDQPITPTVELNALAMKRGEQTLYKPMEAQRTLPYYQCPPNYNYRGLYNQRYHYPRMMRVFYVSLKVGQREFIGEGPTRQDARHDAAKKALHILRKLPVPNDGEKKIESLTETEGTSSCLSVDDKDVAKSEISLVHEVALKRNMSVTFDVIRESGPPHMKTFVTRCKVGDMETESEGNSKKVSKKKAAELMLEKLKELPALPPSVIRPRTKISKKKNKNIIKQQMQKADPNYGVGINPISRLIQIQQAQQKKEPVYTLLNERGLPRRREFVIQVQVDDQTCTGVGPNKKLAKRHAAEAMLTLLGYNKPSPQPAKPAIKSASNQEETGMKKVHFQESTEDSESSSNSKSSGGRQLVPGLLRLPDAKYNGTVYRLPQGGTQPLDGHIGYNGISNTATRPEAHLRELTSRNNVDIKFDEFQSGQGTTSEYLSRVTLLSNPPRVFHGSGMSAESARDSAALEAMKFLEELGKGDSPQVPQVKMEVKMEGDLAMTPSLGGAHSVRAATM, encoded by the exons ATGATGAAGAAG caAACCAGAGGAATTACCGCTTTTCAAGCAAATGCAGGGATGGGTGTGCATGTCAATTCTAGTCAAACTACAAACTCGCAAACACAAAATCAAG GTGCAAAAGGAGTTATGGTGGGCATTATACAGAAAAGTCCAGTAACAACAACGTTAACAAACTATCCCACAATGCATCAGATACCAGCAGCCAACCATGCAGCTGTGGTGACTCCTGCTGCAGTCCCATTAGCCAATCAGAATGGATCAATAGGACTGCCAGTGGGACAAATGCCACAGAACG GTATGGTGCAACAAACAACTGCTGCTCCCATAAACAACCCAACAACAGCTCCAAAGCAACACACAGCCGGCACAACTGCAACTGCTACAAGCCCCGACACAGCAACTGATGAACAAAGCTCTACAAACAACTTGGCAAACACAAAAGAGAAAACCCCAATGTGTCTTATTAATGAATTGGCCCGATATAATAAG ATCTCTCACCAGTACACTTTGGTGGATGAACAAGGTCCTGCCCACAAGAAGATTTTCTACGTCCAGCTGAAACTTGGGGACACTGAGGAGTATGCAGCATCGGGGCCCAGCATAAAGAAGGCCCAGCATGCTGCAGCAGCAGAGGCCCTAGAGAAGTCAGCATTTAACCACCCTCCAGCTAAACCCCCCAAACCCAACCAGAATA GCTGGATGACAGACTACAGGGACCAGCCCATCACCCCTACTGTGGAATTGAACGCCCTTGCCATGAAGCGGGGAGAACAAACACTCTACAAACCCATGGAGGCCCAGCGAACTCTGCCGTATTATCAGTGTCCCCCAAACTACAACTACAGAGGCTTATATAATCAGAG ATATCACTACCCACGTATGATGAGAGTCTTCTATGTGTCCCTGAAAGTAGGTCAGAGGGAATTCATAGGGGAGGGGCCAACTCGCCAAGATGCCAGACATGATGCCGCCAAAAAAGCTCTCCACATCCTTCGCAAACTTCCTGTACCGAACGACGGAGAAAAGAAAATTGAGAGTCTGACAGAAACAGAGGGAACATCAA GTTGTCTGTCTGTAGATGACAAGGATGTGGCCAAGTCGGAGATCAGTCTGGTACACGAGGTGGCCCTCAAGAGGAACATGAGCGTTACCTTTGAT GTTATTCGTGAGTCTGGTCCCCCTCACATGAAGACGTTTGTGACGAGGTGTAAGGTCGGAGACATGGAGACAGAGTCAGAGGGGAACAGCAAGAAAGTGTCCAAGAAAAAGGCAGCCGAGTTGATGCTTGAGAAGCTGAAGGAGTTACCTGCCCTTCCCCCTTCTGTCATCCGCCCCCGTACCAAGATCAgcaagaaaaagaacaaaaacatcATCAAG CAACAAATGCAGAAGGCAGACCCCAATTATGGGGTGGGAATCAACCCGATCAGTCGTCTTATCCAGATTCAACAGGCCCAGCAGAAAAAGGAACCAGTTTACACTCTGTTGAATGAAAGAGGTCTTCCAAGACGCAGAGAATTTGTCATCCAG GTACAAGTTGATGATCAAACCTGCACAGGTGTTGGCCCCAACAAGAAGCTGGCCAAGCGGCATGCTGCAGAAGCCATGCTGACCCTGCTTGGCTACAACAAACCCTCTCCCCAGCCTGCCAAACCTGCCATCAAGTCGGCCAGCAATCAGGAG GAAACAGGGATGAAGAAAGTCCACTTTCAAGAATCAACAGAGGACAGTG AGAGTTCCAGTAACAGCAAAAGCAGTGGAGGAAGACAGCTGGTTCCCGGCCTATTGAGGCTGCCCGACGCCAAGTACAATGGGACAGTCTACAGACTGCCCCAGG GTGGGACACAGCCACTGGATGGCCACATTGGTTACAATGGGATAAGTAACACAGCCACAAGGCCCGAGGCTCATCTCCGAGAGCTGACCAGTAGAAACAATGTGGACATCAAGTTTGATGAGTTCCAGTCTGGACAG GGCACTACCAGTGAGTACTTGAGTCGAGTGACCCTCTTGTCCAACCCTCCTCGAGTTTTCCATGGGAGCGGAATGTCTGCGGAATCAGCCAGAGACTCCGCTGCCCTGGAAGCAATGAAATTCCTGGAGGAACTGGGCAAAGGAGACAG